CAGGTCTAATATCTTACACCGACTCAAGAAGTCATTCGAGTTACCTTCTAGGGAATAGTCAGGATTGTGCATAGTTGATGTGAAGATTATGTAGTTCCCATTCACCTTTTATTCATCTGCATTCTACTTactgtttctttttcttgcgatggaatgttatattttttgatcAATTCTTTACGGCAGAAGCCATACATCTCCTTGGCCTAAAAGGAGAAGGAAGCATGCTCTCTTGGCCAAACAATGGAAGGGTTTGTTTGATGCTGATGGGAGACTTTCTGATGGAGGAGTcaaatttttgaagaaaatccGTACTGGGGTATGCTCCTAGTTTAGGCAAAAATTGTGTTACAACCTCAATGCAATTTTCTCAGGATCTTACTCTGTATatcattattatcattatttactaacttcaattatttatctaatttGTTGCAGGGTGTTGAACCTAGCATACGGATGGAGGTTTGGCCCTTCCTTCTTGGAATGTAAGTTTCTTCATTTGTTGTTTTCACCGTTTTATTGCAACTTTGGTTATCATTCAATTTGAGAAGTTCCAATTGCTTTAGATCCATCATCCCCTGCACGAGCAATCTTTATAAGCTTATGATCTCGCTCTCAACATGCTGGCTGtaatgaattatattatactccctccgtccccaaagaatgcactttgggttcagcacgggttttaatgcaaaattggtaaagtaagagagaggtagagagaaaaagtaattaaaagtattgttagtggggaatgggtcccacctcattagagagaagagttttcaaaattggaaagtgcatattcttgtgggacggattaaaaaggaaagagtgcatttcttgtgggacggagggtaTGTAGCTTATGGCAAGAACTGTTCAATGACATAATGATATGCACTTCACAATTTTCTGATAAAAGGTTGTGGATATTCTTTTGCCATGACATTGTTTTCATATTCAGTCTGATAATTCACGTTCTTAAAGCTTTTAATGGTTTCTTTATGAGTCTATTTGGTGTTTACACTTCCTTTGTAATGAAAAGATAAATCCTTCATTGGTCACTAGCTAAAAACTTCAGTTACTATATGACTCTGAGATTGTAACCTAAAAACAATCCCTCTCCCTCCCaccaaaaaagagaaaaaaatctaGGTTCTATGCTTGACGTTAATGAAGAGGGTGGTGAGCATGGTTGTTTTAAGACTAAACTGTAATTTTACTAAATTGCTCTTGGGATGCGAAGATTATGTGCTGTTATTCATTATGAAACAATTATACATTCCCGAAAGAAGAGTATATCTGTATATTCTTGCTGCATCATATGATAGTGcatttttcccccttttctgTCTCTCACCATGCTTTTgcatactaattttttttaattgggcTGTTTGTCAACAGGTATGATGTGAGAAGCTCAAAGAGTGAGAGAGATGCCACTAAAGCTCAAAAGAGGTACCCTCTCCGTCACATTATGAGTAATCTATTTGATTTGGGCACGTACattaagaaagttgtgtttttttgtgtgtaaaaAACTTCCTTTTTTGGAACAAGCCACTTATAAGTTGTATACAAGCCTcctatgggatggagggagtatgtttaaCTCTCACATGGTCCTATTTTGGTCCTATGTTTAACAAGTCTCACATGGTCCAATATTCTTGTATTGTTTTCTGGGAAGCTATTCTTTGTTTACAGTTATGTCTTTATGCAGCTCTTTCACTGAGATCAGTCGGTAGATTCAAATGAGGTTAGGTCAAGCTAGAATCAAATTTTCTAAGTACTTGACTTGCAAGGTtgattaaaagttaaaacagtGAGTGAATAGcctttcttcttttgttttttcataatCACTAGATGCCTCCTCAAAATCTGGTTTATGTAGAAATAATtggtttgaagtttgaacatCTGCATAAATGGCGAAGCTGTTTTTCAATCTTAATATTAGGtgataatattttcatgtctTTTTCTGTCATCGTGCCAGACACATGCCAAGGGTGTTTGACATAAAATGGGTCTGGTTTGTTTTTTTGATTTCCAATTTCCAACAAGTGCATGTTTGCACAAAACCTTCCATTATAGAACAGTTGGGATCATTGTGGATGTTGACACTCTATATTATCTTGATTTGTTTCTAACCCCTGCTATAtgattcatcttttttttttttctcttgcaACTTATTTATACTCATTGTATTACCACAGGAAAGAGTATGCAGAGCTACGGAAACAGTGTCGTCAAATTTCCAAACGTGGTGAAAagagttttaaattaaaggaTGCATCTGGAAACAATagcgaagaagaagatgggGAAGATATCAGTCAAGTTTTTGATTCTTCAAGTCTGGATGAAGCTACAAGTACCAGACCTTCTCAATCAACAGAGGTTACTAGTTCGTCTGTTGAGTTGCATGGACACAGGGAGTTAGTGGAGCAGGAAGAAGACAACGGTGAAATTACTAATGAAAACACCTCTGAAGCTGAAACGGACCCATTGGATTCTGATTCCTCTGATGATCTGGAGGACACCAAACCTCTTATCACATCAATGGAAATTGAAGATGATAATCTTTATGAGCCTGTGTATTCAGCTCTTGGCAATCTAATCACGAGGCCTGTCTCTTATAAAGTTGAAGATTTTGCAACATGGCAGCGGATCATACGCCTTGATGCTATACGGGCTAATGCTGAATGGGTAATTTATTCTCCTTGTCAAGCTTCAGTATCAAAAGACAAGGCCCGGCAACTAGCAGAGAGTGTTGGATTGAAGGACTACGATCATCTTGAGCCATCTAGAGTTTATCACGCAGGTCGTCTTGTTGCTATCCTTGAAGCTTATGCTTTGTACGATTCTGAGATCGGTTATTGTCAGGGTATGAGCGATTTGCTCTCTCCAATCGTATCCGTGATAGAGGAAGACTATGTGGCATTTTGGTGCTTTGTGGGTTTCATGCGGAGAGCTAGGCATAACTTCCGTCTTGATGAAATTGGAATCAGGAGACAGCTGAACATTGtttcaaaaatcataaaatgcaAGGATTCACATCTGTACAGGCACTTGGAGAATCTTCAAGCGGAAGACTGTTTTTTTGTGTATAGAATGGTGGTAGTGTTGTTTAGAAGGGAGCTGACGTTTGAGCAGACGCTTTGCCTGTGGGAAGTGATGTGGGCAGATCAAGCAGCAATTCGAGCTGGAATGATCAAATCTGCTTGGCGACAAATGAGGCTGAAGGCTCCACCAACGGAGGATCTGCTACTGTATGCAATAGCTGCTTGTGTGCTTCAAAAGCGGAGGTTGATCATAGACAACTATAGCAGCATGGATGAAATCATGAAGGAGTGCAACAGCATGGCTGGTCATCTCGACGTCTGGAAACTCTTGGATGATGCTCATGATTTGGTAGTCACCCTCCATGACAAGATTTAGCTCAGGaggtttttcattttctttttatttttttttacttttctttctttcatcCACATAGAAAAAAGCACAACTTGTATCTTTTGCATTTATGAATTTTCACTCTGTATTACTGCCCGCGCTATGGACTCCAAGTGAAGTGGCAACATGTTCTAACAAGGAAATCATTTGAGTCAAGGTTGTGCTATGAGTTTACCCCAGACATATACATATAGTTGATTTCCTGAACATCAtctttgaaaaatgaaagtaaGCTATTAACCTCATACGAAATACTGTACTATATTTCTTTAGAAATGCAGCAATTAGCCATTTGGTCTGTGTTCTTAATGTCAATTCGTTACTTGGACACTACAACAAATAAGTTGCTTACTTATATTTTTCCCTTTGTATTCTTTTTATGTAAATCTTATCTTTGGTGCACGTCAAACTATTCTTTTTGAATTACCTAATATTATTGTGACTTTTAAGAAGCAACACAAAGTGTAGTAATGAAATAAgttatttagtactccctccgtccgaaCTAACTTGAGTTATttagtatttcttttgttccaattaagttgagttaaaaaattttagcataaatttaagaaattatgttaaaaagtagaagagacaaataaaatagaaaagataaaaagagagtaaaatatatgattagataaattaagagtgattaaatatttattatattaaaaagtaaaaaatataatttaattagaatataaaaaaaaatacaaactcaATTTAGTTGGAATGGATGTACTTGAGAAATGGGCCTTTTACGGCGAATGGGGCTatgaaaaagaatagaaatgatcaattttgttgtgtgtcaatgaaaatttttaaaaaatataactgGAACAATAGAATAGAATTTCACTACAATTAGTCGTTGCATACTTGCATTTCAGTATtcacagagagagagagagagtcgGGGAGAGATCTCTGTTCCCTCTCCCGGTTCCCATATCCCAATCTTTACTGCCATCACTATGACTACGAATCCCGACCACGCCGAATTACAGAACGGATCACCCGAACCATTAGCTGCTGAAGCCGCCGCGCCGCCGACCCAAGCTCCAGATCTCCACAAGTCTGATCCCAGCGATACTGATGGACAACAGCCGGATGCTGAGAGATCGGAAGAAGTGCGGCCGGAGAATGCCGAGGCGTCGAATTCTGCGCCGGAAGGAGAAATCTCGAGAGAATTAAGTGATGCGGACTCAGGCGTGGCGCAGTTGCACCAAGAGGTGGAGAGCGATTCGAAGGCAGGAGACAACACGAAGGGGAATCGGACATTTACTATGAGAGAGCTGCTCAATGAATTGAAGAGTGGAGATGCGAGTGTCAACGACGGCGGAGAGTCCGGTACTCCTTATAGGTTAGTCAATTGCAGTGTTAATGTTCTAGGATtgatcttttaaaaaatatcttaataatgcacaactgATTGTAATGCGGTCAGATATCGGATCTAGGTGTGCTCAGTCTCTGAGTCTAATGGCA
The genomic region above belongs to Salvia hispanica cultivar TCC Black 2014 chromosome 3, UniMelb_Shisp_WGS_1.0, whole genome shotgun sequence and contains:
- the LOC125214960 gene encoding rab GTPase-activating protein 22-like isoform X2 is translated as MLVQKQLLMKTLRRSHIFNTTPSSSSSSWSHLRSVLLIVASSSSSSSSSLVSSNRRSHTSPWPKRRRKHALLAKQWKGLFDADGRLSDGGVKFLKKIRTGGVEPSIRMEVWPFLLGMYDVRSSKSERDATKAQKRKEYAELRKQCRQISKRGEKSFKLKDASGNNSEEEDGEDISQVFDSSSLDEATSTRPSQSTEVTSSSVELHGHRELVEQEEDNGEITNENTSEAETDPLDSDSSDDLEDTKPLITSMEIEDDNLYEPVYSALGNLITRPVSYKVEDFATWQRIIRLDAIRANAEWVIYSPCQASVSKDKARQLAESVGLKDYDHLEPSRVYHAGRLVAILEAYALYDSEIGYCQGMSDLLSPIVSVIEEDYVAFWCFVGFMRRARHNFRLDEIGIRRQLNIVSKIIKCKDSHLYRHLENLQAEDCFFVYRMVVVLFRRELTFEQTLCLWEVMWADQAAIRAGMIKSAWRQMRLKAPPTEDLLLYAIAACVLQKRRLIIDNYSSMDEIMKECNSMAGHLDVWKLLDDAHDLVVTLHDKI
- the LOC125214960 gene encoding rab GTPase-activating protein 22-like isoform X1, which gives rise to MVLRSSGVRRRQGIILISQVLTTLTSAAAAFLFMPEIFLGGYDHSRIYFFAEASSGSGGGGNVLIPSSFNVGLAIAVTAMAGLALAATLVYSSRRSHTSPWPKRRRKHALLAKQWKGLFDADGRLSDGGVKFLKKIRTGGVEPSIRMEVWPFLLGMYDVRSSKSERDATKAQKRKEYAELRKQCRQISKRGEKSFKLKDASGNNSEEEDGEDISQVFDSSSLDEATSTRPSQSTEVTSSSVELHGHRELVEQEEDNGEITNENTSEAETDPLDSDSSDDLEDTKPLITSMEIEDDNLYEPVYSALGNLITRPVSYKVEDFATWQRIIRLDAIRANAEWVIYSPCQASVSKDKARQLAESVGLKDYDHLEPSRVYHAGRLVAILEAYALYDSEIGYCQGMSDLLSPIVSVIEEDYVAFWCFVGFMRRARHNFRLDEIGIRRQLNIVSKIIKCKDSHLYRHLENLQAEDCFFVYRMVVVLFRRELTFEQTLCLWEVMWADQAAIRAGMIKSAWRQMRLKAPPTEDLLLYAIAACVLQKRRLIIDNYSSMDEIMKECNSMAGHLDVWKLLDDAHDLVVTLHDKI
- the LOC125214960 gene encoding rab GTPase-activating protein 22-like isoform X3, with protein sequence MLVQKQLLMKTLRRSHIFNTTPSSSSSSWSHLRSVLLIVASSSSSSSSSLVSSNRSHTSPWPKRRRKHALLAKQWKGLFDADGRLSDGGVKFLKKIRTGGVEPSIRMEVWPFLLGMYDVRSSKSERDATKAQKRKEYAELRKQCRQISKRGEKSFKLKDASGNNSEEEDGEDISQVFDSSSLDEATSTRPSQSTEVTSSSVELHGHRELVEQEEDNGEITNENTSEAETDPLDSDSSDDLEDTKPLITSMEIEDDNLYEPVYSALGNLITRPVSYKVEDFATWQRIIRLDAIRANAEWVIYSPCQASVSKDKARQLAESVGLKDYDHLEPSRVYHAGRLVAILEAYALYDSEIGYCQGMSDLLSPIVSVIEEDYVAFWCFVGFMRRARHNFRLDEIGIRRQLNIVSKIIKCKDSHLYRHLENLQAEDCFFVYRMVVVLFRRELTFEQTLCLWEVMWADQAAIRAGMIKSAWRQMRLKAPPTEDLLLYAIAACVLQKRRLIIDNYSSMDEIMKECNSMAGHLDVWKLLDDAHDLVVTLHDKI